Proteins co-encoded in one Leptodactylus fuscus isolate aLepFus1 chromosome 4, aLepFus1.hap2, whole genome shotgun sequence genomic window:
- the CDV3 gene encoding protein CDV3 homolog, which translates to MAEPEERSLDDFFAKRDKKKKKDKGGGSAVSKGAAKATDGAQSTLTSLSGLAKVSKKDKSNKSEAQDTQQEKEDDEWKEFEQKEVDYSGLRIQSLQISNEKEDEEGEKKEEQGVDWEEAGGCGSDKTSGPWNKSAPAPAPISVVTEAPEPAQPTGVYRPPAARMSAPQRKPQGPPEIFSDTQFPSLQATAKHIESRRDKDMEKTFEIVKHKNRAREEAAAKNQAVQLQLDNQYAVLGEQ; encoded by the exons ATGGCCGAGCCCGAGGAGAGGAGCCTGGACGACTTCTTTGCCAAAAGAgacaagaaaaagaagaaagataAGGGAGGCGGCTCGGCCGTGAGCAAGGGGGCAGCGAAGGCGACGGACGGGGCACAGTCTACTCTAACGTCACTGAGTGGGCTTGCCAAGGTCTCCAAGAAAGACAAGTCTAACAAGAGTGAGGCGCAGGACACGCAGCAGGAGAAG GAAGACGATGAATGGAAAGAGTTTGAGCAAAAAGAAGTTGACTACAGCGGCCTAAGAATTCAGTCACTGCAAATAAG CAATGAAAAGGAAGATGAAGAAGGTGAGAAAAAGGAAGAACAGGGTGTGGATTGGGAAGAGGCTGGAGGCTGTGGATCAGACAAGACATCGGGTCCCTGGAATAAAAGTGCTCCTGCTCCAGCTCCCATAAGTGTTG ttacaGAAGCCCCAGAGCCTGCACAGCCGACTGGTGTATATAGACCTCCTGCTGCCAGAATGTCTGCTCCACAACGAAAACCACAAGGGCCACCAGAAATCTTTAGTGATACCCAGTTCCCATCTCTACAAGCCACTGCCAAGCATATAGAATCCCGCAG GGATAAAGATATGGAGAAGACATTTGAAATTGTAAAACATAAAAACCGCGCcagagaagaagcagcagcaaaGAATCAGGCCGTGCAGCTCCAGTTAGACAACCAGTACGCAGTTCTTGGTGAACAATAA